A window of Haliscomenobacter hydrossis DSM 1100 contains these coding sequences:
- a CDS encoding LemA family protein, with protein MKPSTPIFILLIFLAQLGFGQTADSILNGSWLKLKAALQWKSGIVADLLKQNFTKSPKIDKTQIGVAQNMALELYKRVDTLQTRDKFSISGVYALNTSLATLVGDIFNAPKKTRRFWRRNDEALQLMSQLEACENRIAVARGQYNELCNQYKMTDLFFGPFEPE; from the coding sequence ATGAAACCATCAACTCCAATATTCATTTTGCTCATTTTCCTTGCGCAATTAGGCTTCGGCCAAACCGCAGATTCCATATTAAATGGTAGTTGGTTAAAACTAAAAGCGGCACTACAATGGAAATCCGGCATTGTAGCAGATTTATTGAAACAAAATTTCACCAAATCTCCCAAAATTGATAAAACGCAAATTGGCGTTGCTCAAAATATGGCGTTGGAACTGTATAAAAGGGTGGATACTTTGCAAACAAGGGATAAATTTTCGATCTCTGGAGTATATGCGCTCAACACTAGTTTGGCAACTTTAGTTGGAGATATATTTAACGCCCCAAAAAAAACACGAAGGTTTTGGCGAAGAAATGATGAGGCTTTGCAACTCATGTCGCAACTTGAGGCTTGTGAAAATAGGATAGCGGTTGCAAGGGGCCAATACAATGAGCTTTGCAACCAATACAAGATGACTGACCTCTTTTTTGGCCCTTTTGAACCGGAGTAG
- a CDS encoding SUMF1/EgtB/PvdO family nonheme iron enzyme has translation MPLAQPIAALRQELNKLLADDDLPAGLKLCKGLLPENGEKFKLILAMQAQLQLLNKENIKGKITQEEYARRLAIIVDAFITFVAELETLDFDPPAIDPDADAQNGAQTGHVLYRVPHSMALGKASICTIRVAIDEDAILEDIIIDKDTRLKEKIEVSERMSAEILGTESEAFDILALNAKDQRVHPTGYTQWLFRVTPLLEGEHLLLVKVSLLEFDPNTKEYVPRDVSVLETVVVASAPQHSDEEEVPLKSVGKSFVVGQKVDKKPNINIDIGTFNPALEITGATELNLDDLSDILIPIVKNSGKKETKTGAQPSPKSPTHSAHSDPFHKEMVLVKGSDFYLSQSAVTFAQWRAVMGSNASSFDGCDQCSIEHINWEDIQAFLKTLNAQTGRQYRLPTEAEWEYAVSVGYQNNLGFRLAL, from the coding sequence ATGCCTTTGGCCCAACCCATTGCCGCTCTGCGCCAGGAACTAAATAAACTGCTGGCTGATGATGACCTGCCTGCGGGCCTCAAACTCTGTAAAGGACTGTTGCCCGAAAATGGCGAAAAATTCAAACTCATCTTGGCCATGCAGGCCCAGCTCCAATTGTTGAACAAGGAGAATATCAAAGGCAAAATCACCCAGGAAGAATACGCCCGCCGCCTGGCCATTATCGTGGATGCCTTCATCACCTTTGTCGCCGAACTGGAAACCCTTGACTTTGATCCACCCGCCATCGATCCTGATGCTGACGCCCAAAATGGTGCCCAAACCGGCCACGTACTCTACCGTGTGCCGCACAGTATGGCTCTTGGCAAAGCCAGCATTTGTACCATCCGCGTAGCCATTGACGAAGACGCCATTTTGGAAGACATCATCATTGACAAAGACACTCGCCTGAAGGAAAAAATCGAGGTTTCTGAACGCATGAGCGCCGAAATCCTGGGTACCGAAAGCGAGGCATTTGACATCCTCGCACTCAATGCCAAAGACCAGCGGGTACACCCCACAGGTTATACCCAATGGTTGTTTCGGGTGACGCCCCTCCTGGAAGGGGAACACCTGTTGCTGGTGAAAGTCTCCTTGCTGGAGTTTGATCCAAACACCAAAGAGTACGTGCCCCGCGATGTTTCGGTGCTGGAAACGGTGGTGGTAGCAAGTGCACCCCAGCATAGCGACGAGGAGGAAGTGCCGCTGAAATCGGTAGGAAAATCTTTTGTGGTGGGACAAAAGGTGGATAAAAAACCAAACATCAACATTGATATAGGCACTTTTAACCCCGCCCTGGAAATCACTGGGGCAACGGAGCTCAACCTTGATGATTTAAGCGATATTTTGATCCCCATCGTGAAGAACAGTGGGAAAAAAGAAACAAAAACAGGAGCCCAACCTAGCCCCAAAAGTCCCACCCATTCAGCGCACTCCGACCCTTTCCACAAAGAAATGGTGTTGGTGAAGGGGAGTGATTTTTACCTCAGTCAATCCGCAGTGACCTTCGCGCAATGGCGGGCGGTGATGGGTAGCAACGCCTCCAGTTTTGACGGCTGTGACCAATGCTCGATAGAACACATCAACTGGGAGGACATTCAGGCATTCCTCAAAACCCTGAATGCCCAGACGGGGCGGCAATACCGCTTGCCGACTGAGGCGGAATGGGAATACGCAGTAAGTGTTGGGTACCAGAACAATTTGGGATTTCGGCTTGCGCTCTAG
- a CDS encoding Gfo/Idh/MocA family protein, with translation METFNINRRHFLKGASAMLALNTLGLYGLDLINPLEPLRVGLIGTGWYGKSDLFRLIQVVPVEVIALCDVDKNMLNAAAKLVSQRQKSGKTPKLYGDYRKMLAENKLDIVLIGTPDHWHALQTIEAVKAGAHVYVQKPISVDVMEGEAMVAAARKYNRVVQVGTQRKSTPHLIDAKKNIVDAGLLGKVSHVEMCCYFHMRNNGNPPVEPVPDFLDYEMWTGPAPMRPYDGLPHIRWWRTFKEYGNGIMGDMCVHMFDTVRWMLKLGWPNSIESTGGIYVQKEGKSNIPDTQSAIFKYDELNCVWQHRSWGTPANPDYPWSFTLFGEKGTLIASTMRYDFVPFGDGPKIHKDVVFEKEKYPEDLTEERIELNAAPATRLHMLDFLEAIDKKSRPVADIEEGHISTASCILANLSMETGRELVYDPKKRQIVGDKAANGLLVRPYRKPWVHPDPNKV, from the coding sequence ATGGAAACCTTCAACATCAATCGCAGACATTTTCTGAAAGGCGCATCCGCAATGCTGGCGCTCAACACCTTGGGTTTATATGGGCTCGACCTGATCAATCCGCTGGAGCCCCTGCGGGTCGGCTTGATCGGCACGGGCTGGTACGGCAAAAGTGATCTATTTCGCCTGATCCAGGTTGTACCCGTTGAAGTGATTGCCCTTTGTGATGTAGACAAAAACATGTTAAACGCCGCCGCCAAACTCGTCAGCCAGCGGCAAAAATCCGGAAAGACGCCCAAACTCTATGGGGACTACCGCAAAATGCTCGCCGAAAACAAACTGGACATCGTGCTGATCGGAACCCCCGATCATTGGCATGCCCTGCAAACCATCGAAGCCGTAAAAGCGGGCGCGCATGTGTATGTACAAAAGCCGATCAGTGTAGATGTGATGGAAGGGGAAGCGATGGTGGCTGCAGCCCGCAAATACAATCGGGTGGTGCAGGTAGGCACCCAGCGCAAAAGTACTCCGCACCTGATTGATGCCAAAAAGAACATTGTAGATGCTGGCCTGCTGGGCAAAGTATCACACGTTGAGATGTGCTGTTATTTCCACATGCGCAACAACGGGAATCCGCCAGTAGAGCCCGTTCCGGATTTTTTAGATTACGAGATGTGGACTGGCCCCGCCCCCATGCGGCCTTACGATGGCCTGCCCCACATCCGCTGGTGGCGTACGTTTAAGGAATACGGCAATGGAATCATGGGCGATATGTGTGTACACATGTTTGATACCGTGCGTTGGATGCTGAAATTGGGCTGGCCCAATTCCATCGAATCCACCGGAGGGATTTATGTGCAAAAAGAAGGCAAATCGAATATTCCGGATACCCAATCCGCTATTTTTAAGTACGACGAGCTGAATTGTGTGTGGCAACACCGCAGTTGGGGTACTCCTGCCAATCCGGATTATCCCTGGTCTTTCACCCTCTTCGGGGAAAAAGGCACCTTGATTGCCAGCACCATGCGCTATGATTTTGTTCCTTTTGGCGATGGGCCAAAAATTCACAAAGACGTGGTGTTCGAAAAAGAAAAATACCCGGAAGACCTGACCGAAGAGCGCATTGAATTGAATGCCGCTCCAGCCACCCGCTTGCACATGCTCGATTTCCTGGAAGCGATTGACAAGAAAAGCAGACCCGTGGCCGATATTGAAGAAGGGCACATTTCTACCGCCAGTTGCATCCTGGCCAATTTGTCGATGGAAACCGGACGGGAGTTGGTGTATGATCCGAAGAAACGGCAGATTGTAGGCGACAAAGCAGCCAATGGCTTGCTGGTACGCCCATACCGGAAACCTTGGGTGCATCCGGATCCAAATAAGGTGTAA
- a CDS encoding SusC/RagA family TonB-linked outer membrane protein, translating into MKKKLHSSGTWPHFGRLLLPLIALVICCSGILYAAPDRGPLGKVKSELRLVKAINGTVLDETNSPLPGVSILVKGTTNGTVTDVNGQFSLEVPEDATLVFSYTGYLSQEIVVGAQTTITVSLKTDAKLLEGVVVIGYGTAKKSDLTGSVGSIKVDQLQERPASSLTQAMSGRIAGVQVNTNSGRPGGRTTIRVRGFSSINSSNNPLYVVDGVMLPQGNQNQFSSAIDYINPNDIVSVEVLKDASSTAIYGARGANGVILVTTKKGKAGEGSVTYNGDFSVNTIGPNRPEVLNAKQYMAVEDLAWANMAKYDPAGWAAGKWAYLNPRLRRTDPRVFNSDGTPKFDTDWFEETSQSRLSQNHQLGFSGGNERTQHSISLGYRDDQGLMKTSYMKRYSGRFTIDDQVKRWLRVGGTLSYNNQTENIVDQNDAIARQIVEDFPFLPVKYEDGTYANNRDFPFAEGTFSSVHRLMGRKYILNTQTTLGSLYSNITLAQGLEMRTVLGINVLTQENNQSQTRTLNIGGNGNASTSSNKESFWSLENYLTYNKQLGDKHALNGLLGVSWQETNTFGMGASVNNFATDYFGFNNLGAGATNPNVSSGASRFAFNSYFGRLNYTLSNKYLFTLTGRSDGSSKFGENHKFAFFPSGAVAWRVSEEGFLKGNTLISNLKLRASYGLTGNSEIPAYSSLSLLSSNFATIYSDARIAGTGINRLANPDLRWEKTAQTDVGIEFALFKGRISVEADYYYRKTTDMLLDAPVPTTSGYGTIRRNVGSMYNKGFEFAVNTRNIDRGDFQWTTNMNVSLNRNKVLSLATPSDIFNVGGPNFTNPTNIIRIGEPVGSFWGLTRLGIWSESEREEAAKFTSYRNGLTILPGDIKYKDVNGDKAITDADRSIIGNGSPSAWGAMTNTFRYKNFDLTLELQFSLGNDVMMMNLHASEDRQALANSYTSVLNAWTPQNQNTMIAEIRDTRAGYVTNVDSWWIKDGSFLRGRNLLFGYTFPGQVLNKLKMGRLRVYASAQNFFLAVKDKIVGDPEVTPTNQGNNNSAFSQGMIWHNYPKPTIYMLGLQIGL; encoded by the coding sequence ATGAAAAAAAAATTACACTCAAGCGGAACATGGCCTCATTTTGGCCGGTTACTGCTCCCCCTAATCGCTTTGGTGATTTGCTGTTCTGGCATTTTGTATGCCGCACCCGACCGAGGACCACTCGGAAAAGTGAAAAGTGAACTAAGGCTAGTAAAAGCTATTAATGGTACAGTTCTGGATGAAACCAATTCGCCATTGCCTGGCGTGAGCATTTTGGTGAAAGGCACGACAAATGGTACAGTAACTGACGTAAACGGACAGTTCAGTTTGGAAGTACCGGAGGATGCAACATTGGTTTTCTCCTACACTGGTTATCTTTCACAAGAAATCGTAGTAGGTGCTCAAACCACGATTACCGTCAGCCTAAAAACGGACGCAAAGCTGTTAGAGGGCGTTGTGGTCATTGGTTATGGAACGGCCAAAAAATCGGATTTGACTGGTTCGGTTGGTTCCATCAAAGTTGACCAACTCCAGGAACGCCCCGCATCATCACTTACCCAGGCAATGTCTGGAAGAATTGCCGGGGTGCAAGTAAACACCAACTCGGGCCGTCCAGGTGGTAGAACGACCATTCGCGTGCGTGGATTTAGTTCCATCAACTCTTCTAACAACCCGCTTTACGTGGTAGATGGGGTGATGCTTCCCCAGGGTAACCAAAATCAATTCAGTTCGGCCATTGACTACATCAACCCCAATGACATCGTTTCGGTAGAGGTACTGAAAGATGCTTCTTCAACCGCCATTTATGGTGCCAGAGGCGCCAACGGGGTCATTTTGGTCACCACCAAAAAAGGAAAAGCTGGCGAAGGTTCGGTAACGTACAACGGCGATTTTAGTGTCAACACCATCGGACCAAACCGACCAGAGGTATTGAACGCCAAACAATACATGGCCGTAGAAGATTTGGCTTGGGCAAACATGGCCAAATACGATCCCGCAGGCTGGGCAGCAGGCAAATGGGCGTACTTGAACCCCAGATTGCGCCGCACCGACCCACGGGTATTCAACAGTGATGGTACGCCTAAATTCGATACGGATTGGTTTGAAGAAACCTCACAAAGCAGGCTTTCACAAAACCACCAATTGGGTTTTAGTGGTGGCAACGAGCGTACCCAGCATTCGATTTCGTTGGGTTACCGCGATGATCAGGGGCTTATGAAGACTTCTTACATGAAAAGATACTCCGGCCGGTTTACGATCGACGACCAAGTGAAAAGATGGCTAAGAGTAGGGGGTACCTTGAGCTACAACAACCAAACCGAGAATATTGTCGATCAAAATGATGCCATAGCTCGGCAGATTGTAGAAGACTTTCCGTTTTTGCCTGTGAAGTATGAAGACGGAACCTATGCCAACAACCGCGATTTCCCGTTTGCAGAAGGCACCTTCAGCTCCGTTCACCGTTTGATGGGGCGTAAGTACATCCTGAACACCCAAACAACATTGGGAAGCTTGTATTCAAACATCACTTTAGCCCAAGGTTTGGAGATGCGTACAGTGCTCGGTATCAATGTTCTGACGCAAGAAAACAACCAATCTCAAACCCGCACCCTCAACATCGGTGGCAATGGTAACGCCTCTACCAGTAGCAATAAGGAAAGTTTTTGGTCATTGGAAAACTACTTGACTTACAACAAGCAATTGGGCGACAAACACGCGCTGAATGGCTTATTGGGCGTTTCCTGGCAAGAAACCAATACTTTTGGCATGGGGGCCAGTGTGAACAACTTTGCCACTGACTATTTCGGATTCAACAACCTGGGAGCTGGTGCCACCAACCCTAACGTTAGCTCTGGCGCATCACGTTTTGCGTTTAATTCCTATTTCGGACGACTCAATTATACCTTGTCCAACAAATACTTATTCACACTTACTGGCCGCTCAGATGGTTCTTCCAAGTTTGGAGAAAACCACAAATTTGCGTTTTTCCCATCGGGTGCCGTCGCTTGGCGGGTGTCTGAAGAAGGTTTTTTGAAAGGGAATACGCTTATTTCAAATTTGAAACTTCGCGCAAGCTATGGCCTAACCGGAAACTCTGAAATTCCCGCTTATTCGTCCTTGTCGTTGTTGAGCTCCAACTTCGCCACCATTTATAGTGATGCACGTATAGCTGGAACAGGTATTAACCGTTTGGCCAACCCCGATTTGCGTTGGGAAAAAACCGCACAGACGGATGTAGGGATTGAATTCGCTTTGTTCAAAGGCCGGATTTCGGTGGAAGCAGATTATTACTACCGCAAAACAACCGACATGCTTCTGGACGCACCCGTGCCTACAACCAGTGGTTATGGCACCATTCGCAGAAACGTGGGATCGATGTACAACAAAGGTTTTGAGTTTGCAGTGAACACGCGCAACATTGACCGTGGTGATTTTCAATGGACTACCAATATGAACGTTTCGTTAAACCGGAATAAAGTACTTTCCCTTGCAACTCCTTCCGACATTTTCAACGTAGGTGGACCTAACTTTACCAACCCTACCAACATCATTCGGATTGGTGAGCCGGTGGGTTCATTTTGGGGCCTTACCCGCCTGGGAATTTGGAGCGAATCCGAGCGTGAGGAAGCTGCTAAATTTACGAGTTATCGCAACGGTCTAACCATTTTGCCGGGCGACATCAAGTATAAGGACGTTAATGGCGATAAGGCCATTACCGACGCCGACCGTAGCATCATCGGCAATGGTAGTCCCAGCGCCTGGGGTGCAATGACGAATACGTTTCGTTACAAAAACTTTGACTTGACCTTGGAACTTCAATTTTCGCTTGGAAATGATGTCATGATGATGAACTTGCACGCCAGTGAAGACCGTCAAGCCCTGGCCAACAGCTACACTTCGGTATTGAATGCCTGGACTCCACAGAATCAGAATACCATGATTGCCGAAATTCGTGATACACGCGCAGGCTATGTAACCAACGTAGATTCGTGGTGGATCAAGGATGGCTCTTTCCTACGCGGTCGGAATTTATTGTTCGGGTATACTTTCCCAGGACAAGTCCTGAATAAGCTCAAAATGGGCCGCCTGCGGGTATATGCCTCAGCTCAAAATTTCTTCTTGGCCGTAAAGGACAAGATTGTGGGCGATCCCGAAGTAACCCCTACCAATCAAGGAAACAACAACAGTGCGTTTTCTCAGGGGATGATTTGGCACAACTATCCCAAACCTACTATCTACATGCTTGGTTTGCAAATTGGCCTATAA
- a CDS encoding VPS10 domain-containing protein produces MMLVFSILSLAQTNKSLTFDPSLYEGLRWRELGPFRGGRSCTVTGVRGNPNLYYFGTVGGGVWRTQDAGQTWDNISDKYYGGSIGAVAVAESDPNVIYVGEGEQTLRNNVASGAGLWKSTDAGATWKSIGLQDSRHIARIRVHPKNADVVYVAALGNLWKPNEMRGVFRSMDGGQTWKKILYINDKAGAADLILDPNNPRIIYASTWNMSRNGYRMDSGGPDSKLWKSTDGGDTWVNLSDKPGMPSGTNGIIGVTVSPQNSNRVWSIIENKEGGGVYRSDDGGATWTRLNQDRALLQRAWYYCRIYADSQNEDIVYVLNVSYGISKDGGKTFALKNAPHGDHHDLWIDPDNNKRMAMADDGGAQISNDGGNNWTTYHNQPTAQFYRVSTDNHFPYRIYGAQQDNSSVRIPHRTNGNAVTEKDWTALAIGESAHLAPDPLNSEVVYGGDYKGYMTMQNLETGQERSTNVYPDLPAGSGAEVMKYRFNWNYPVFFSPHNPKKLYACSNHLHMSLNGGESWEVISPDLTRADPETIKSSGGPITQDNTGAEYYANIFAAAESPFTEGEIWTGSDDGMVYVSQDGGKNWKNVTPPMSPKLNMVNAVEVSPFVKGEAYIAATSYKFGDYTPYIYRTLDYGKTWTVTTKGIPKDEFVRVVRADQKRQGLLYAGTEKGVWLSFDDGENWSKLQLNLPPVPIADLAVKNDNLIAATHGRSFWLIDDLTPLQQLNTELAAKEVILYQPMPTYRMAGSNRRDPKLEGENHPNGVMIHYFIKKLDEKAEVKIDILESNGDTIRSFSTKAKDRLNQITVKAGGGRFVWDMRYPGYKTFPGMVFYGSPNLGPKAVPGKYQVRLTVNGQVQTQDFEILKDPRLNTTPEDFQAQFDFLMKVRNKVTEANEGIINLRKIKEDLNYLKNKLGSDEKNKDMLDAIKKFEGELIVIENNIHQTKNQSVQDPLNYGIKLNNRLAHLMVEQAQGDFRPTKQGEEVRGKLSQMVDEELGKLKNTIDGNLFKINQMAKEKGVMFVN; encoded by the coding sequence ATGATGCTGGTATTCAGCATCTTGAGCCTTGCCCAGACCAATAAGTCCCTCACCTTTGATCCCTCGCTCTACGAAGGCCTCCGCTGGCGCGAGCTCGGCCCCTTCCGCGGTGGGCGCTCTTGTACCGTCACGGGCGTGCGCGGCAATCCCAACCTCTACTATTTTGGCACCGTTGGTGGAGGGGTATGGCGCACCCAAGATGCTGGTCAAACCTGGGACAACATCAGTGACAAATACTACGGTGGTTCCATCGGCGCGGTTGCCGTAGCGGAAAGTGATCCCAACGTGATCTACGTGGGCGAAGGGGAACAAACCCTGCGCAACAACGTAGCTTCTGGCGCCGGACTTTGGAAATCCACCGACGCGGGTGCTACTTGGAAGAGCATTGGACTGCAAGACTCCCGGCACATTGCCCGCATTCGGGTACACCCCAAAAATGCCGACGTAGTCTACGTAGCCGCTCTGGGCAACCTCTGGAAACCCAATGAAATGCGCGGCGTATTCCGCAGCATGGACGGAGGCCAAACCTGGAAAAAAATCCTCTACATCAACGATAAAGCAGGTGCTGCCGACCTCATCCTCGACCCCAATAACCCCCGCATCATCTACGCCAGCACCTGGAACATGAGCCGCAATGGTTACCGCATGGACAGCGGTGGCCCGGATTCCAAACTCTGGAAAAGTACCGACGGTGGCGATACCTGGGTAAACCTCTCCGACAAACCCGGCATGCCCAGCGGTACCAACGGCATCATCGGCGTGACGGTTTCACCCCAAAATTCCAATCGTGTGTGGAGCATCATCGAAAACAAGGAGGGTGGAGGCGTTTACCGTTCTGACGACGGGGGCGCAACCTGGACCCGGCTCAATCAAGACCGCGCTCTACTGCAACGCGCCTGGTATTATTGCCGCATTTATGCCGACTCGCAAAATGAAGACATCGTGTACGTGCTCAACGTGAGTTACGGCATTTCCAAAGACGGAGGCAAAACCTTTGCGCTCAAAAACGCTCCCCATGGCGACCACCACGACCTCTGGATCGACCCCGACAACAACAAACGGATGGCGATGGCCGACGATGGCGGCGCACAAATTTCCAACGACGGGGGCAACAACTGGACGACTTATCACAACCAGCCCACCGCCCAGTTTTACCGCGTATCTACCGACAATCATTTTCCGTATCGCATCTACGGCGCACAGCAAGACAACTCCAGCGTGCGCATCCCGCACCGAACCAATGGCAACGCCGTGACGGAAAAAGACTGGACTGCCCTGGCCATCGGCGAATCTGCCCATCTGGCGCCCGACCCGCTGAACAGCGAAGTGGTCTACGGTGGGGACTACAAGGGCTATATGACCATGCAAAACCTGGAAACGGGCCAAGAGCGCTCCACCAATGTGTACCCCGACCTGCCCGCAGGTTCGGGTGCCGAAGTGATGAAGTATCGTTTCAACTGGAATTATCCGGTGTTTTTTAGTCCGCACAACCCCAAAAAACTCTACGCCTGCTCCAACCACCTGCACATGAGTTTGAATGGTGGCGAAAGTTGGGAGGTGATCAGTCCCGACCTGACCCGCGCCGATCCTGAAACCATCAAATCTTCCGGTGGCCCAATTACCCAAGACAATACGGGAGCAGAATATTACGCCAATATTTTTGCGGCTGCTGAATCGCCCTTTACCGAGGGCGAAATCTGGACAGGTTCCGATGATGGCATGGTTTATGTGAGTCAGGACGGGGGCAAAAACTGGAAAAACGTCACGCCGCCCATGTCCCCCAAACTCAACATGGTCAATGCCGTAGAGGTCAGCCCCTTTGTGAAAGGTGAAGCTTACATTGCGGCCACTTCCTACAAATTTGGTGATTACACCCCCTACATTTACCGGACTTTGGACTATGGCAAAACCTGGACGGTGACGACCAAAGGAATCCCCAAAGATGAATTTGTCCGGGTGGTACGCGCTGACCAAAAACGCCAAGGACTGCTGTACGCGGGTACCGAAAAAGGCGTCTGGCTATCTTTTGACGATGGGGAGAACTGGTCCAAGCTTCAACTCAACCTCCCACCCGTACCCATTGCCGATTTGGCGGTCAAAAACGACAACCTCATTGCCGCCACGCATGGCCGGAGTTTCTGGCTCATCGACGACCTGACGCCCTTGCAACAACTCAACACGGAGCTAGCGGCCAAGGAAGTCATTTTGTACCAACCCATGCCAACATACCGCATGGCAGGCAGCAATCGCCGTGACCCTAAACTGGAAGGTGAAAACCATCCCAATGGGGTGATGATCCATTATTTCATCAAAAAACTGGACGAGAAAGCCGAGGTCAAAATCGACATTTTGGAAAGCAATGGGGATACGATCCGTAGCTTCAGTACCAAAGCCAAAGATCGGCTAAACCAAATCACCGTCAAAGCAGGAGGGGGGCGCTTTGTGTGGGACATGCGTTACCCGGGTTACAAAACCTTCCCGGGGATGGTGTTTTATGGCTCACCGAATTTAGGGCCAAAAGCTGTACCTGGAAAGTATCAAGTCCGGTTAACCGTGAACGGCCAGGTGCAAACCCAGGATTTTGAAATTCTCAAAGACCCTCGTTTGAATACCACCCCGGAGGATTTCCAGGCGCAATTCGACTTTTTGATGAAGGTGCGCAACAAGGTAACCGAAGCCAATGAAGGCATCATCAACCTGCGCAAAATCAAGGAGGATTTGAACTACCTCAAGAACAAACTGGGCAGCGACGAAAAAAACAAGGATATGCTGGACGCCATCAAGAAGTTTGAAGGCGAACTCATCGTCATCGAAAACAACATCCACCAAACCAAAAACCAAAGTGTGCAAGATCCGCTCAACTATGGCATCAAACTCAACAACCGCTTGGCGCACTTGATGGTGGAACAAGCGCAAGGCGACTTCCGACCGACCAAGCAAGGGGAAGAAGTGCGCGGCAAGTTGAGCCAAATGGTGGATGAAGAATTGGGTAAACTGAAAAATACGATTGATGGCAACCTTTTCAAAATCAACCAAATGGCGAAGGAAAAAGGGGTGATGTTTGTAAATTAA